aaaatattgttttatcaTCTCTAAATTTAGACACGtgttaatatgataaaaatattgttttatcgTCTCTTAAGTTGATGGTACACCGTTAGACCCCCAGCACACTCCAAACTCACATAAAAAACATTGCGAAATATAAATTGGGGTGCCCTGTAATTTACCCTTGGTTTTTCAAGATTATCAACTCTTCAAGCCTAAAAAAGCACGTCTAACCCAATCTCTTCCAAGAGAGATATTAAAGATAAAACAATTATAAATAGATATTGAAGTATTAGATACTTGGTCAACAATTTCTTGACTCATAGCATGTATTGTGACATGAAAATTTAGGTTTAATTCTTAGCAATCCTATCTCTAcactcaattatatatatatatatatatatatatatatatatatataagaattgTATATGCTTTTGgataaatttaaacataaaaatatttttaacatattataTTAAAGGATTCAAATAGAATTTTTCCTTTCAAAATCGAAATTTTAGAGGACTTGAAAACAAAAGTGGTTTACTAATTTAAAATgtctaattaaattaatatcatgagtgaattgaataaatataatggagggtattttttatatttttatataaaatttataaatatatatttttgttagttttgattttgaaatgatttgatagattttcttaatcaaatttgtaaaaattactttgattaattttaaatatattttaagtgATACAAACTCAAAATTGAAGTttctaagaagaagaagaaaaagaagaagaagaagaaaaaaaaggaagaaagagaaggagaaggaggaggaggaggaagaggaggaggaggaggaggagaaggaggagaaggagaaggagaatgagaaggagaagaagaagaaggaggaggaagaagaagaaggagaaggagaaggagaagaagaagaaggagaaggaagaagaaggagaaggaagGAGAAGAAGGAGGAGGAAgaaagagaaggagaagaagaagaagcagcaGCTttgataaagaaaaagaaaagaagaaaacttTTATTGAatgttgaaaagaaaataaactatGGTGGAGAAGTCCACCAATGAAACGTAAGAAAAAGAATTCCCCCTAAATCAGAAGTCCCCCTGGGTCCTTGCTTCTCAGCTATGAAGCTGAATCAAACCCCATTTCACTAACACTAGTTAATtccttttaaataaaattaagtagTTATCTAATTAAAAAAAACTAACAATAATTAAACTCCTAATAAGATATATTCATAAATaatgttttaatataaataaaaataaataaaagtaaattaataatcgAAAGCAATTACAGAGGTCTGCTTTTGAACAAAGGAAGATCTTGAAACTTCTATATTGAAACACACTAAACCCtataatataataaacattcttGAATTGGACAGATCGTCCTCGATTGTTGAGCATTGTAATGTTCCTAATAAGCCCCAATTTTGTATCAATATATCCCAATTAAAtttattgtataaattttataataagaataatttaataatttttatttattataaaataaatagacaaaGAGTAAAGAAAAAATTAAAGAGAAAACATACTTTATTAATCAATcgaatatttacaaaatttttctaaagtttttatttataggtataagaagtataaatgaaataaatatttgcttttaatgactattagaatttaaaatacattaaaaCTAATCTTGATCTTAATGACATctacttaataaaatattcataataatattatattaattaaacaataaaattataaattttaattaaataaattatataattaaataagtagagataattttatattatttgattcaaaCTCCCTTAGTCATGCCTACActctttttagttttatttttttataaaaagaatAATAGGAGGGTTTGTTTACAATTGTGAAATGTAAACCCACCTCTTTAAAGGACATTCATACACACTTCTTCCATTttagataataatattaaaatggttTGTTTACAAGTTTTGTGAGGCATGCCGACTAAAGTGGTCTTAAAATGTAAGCTCACCTTGTTATAGTATACTAGATTATGTGATATTTATATATGTGATACTCATGTTGTaaatgaaaggaaaaaatttatttaaaagtccacttaattattcattcattttagaatttttcttaaaaaatataatttgaagctatttagtttaataaatttataaagttATCAAAAATATTGTTTTATCATCTCTAAATTTAGACACGTGTTAATATGATAAAAACATCTAAAAAGTTTAAAACTAATCCTTCAACTCCGCTTAGATGTTTTAGTGACTAGACCTTATTTTTAACAATTAACTAGGACCACTCACTTCCCTCTGAAAAACTTATGTCCTCGCTTTAAAGGATAATCCATCCATTTGGCAAATGTTCTTCATAGACATTCGCTTTTTATGTGTGAACACTCTTTAATCGTTAAATACATATGTAAAGACCATTAGATCTCACCTAAATATAATAATCTCGTATCATAGTGCATGTCTAACACGTTCTGTACGTGCTCTTTGATGACAACTCCTTTATAACGAATTGTCACGTCATACTAGCACGAAATCTCTTATAAATACActcccaaataataataaaaaggagtttttttttttttcaatctctcCTTTACCGGTTCAATACTTATTCTTCTCATCCTCCTCCCCACTCTTGTCCCATTTTAAGTTTCATTTAAAAAATGATCTATTTTCCCAACTTAAATTTAATGAAGGTGATGTCATGTTATAGAAAAGCTAGCATAAAGTTGTCCCAAGTGAAAACGGAACTTGAATATGAAATTTCTGCCCTTTGCATTGTCCAGTTGTCTTCACTAACAACAACGTAGACCATTTTGCTTCCATTTTCTACTCAAACCATTCGCCACTGTTTGGTGTGTACATACCTTTATGCGTGGGATTGCTGCAATTATTATTAAAGGTTTTATAGCTTGAACGTCCACCCCacacaaaaacaaaaacagaAAAATGTCAATAAGGGACTGTTGTCAATGTGAATGCAGAAAAATATAGATTGAGGATATCTCTGTTTGTTTATAATTTTACTAACGTCAAATGTTTTGTTTAGTCAAACTGGGTCTCGTTTCTCATCTCCCGTCCTTTTCATTGCCTTGATTTTCATCGTTTAATACACGCCCATTTTTCTACCCTTTTTCCAAGGGAGGTGTCTGGTCAGATGTCGTACAACAGTATTTTCCCATCTGTGTTCTTTTTTACCATTTCGTGTCTGGGTTTTGGCATTTTTCATTGATCTGTACCCCTGTTTTGGTTAAAATTTCAGTCTTTTTAGCTGGGTTCTGCTTTTGTTTCACTCCAGCTATTCAATTGTCTTCTTCGTTGCTTCATGACTTCTATATATTTACTTTTCCTTCGTCATTCTTCCGTTGCTTCCATTTTTTTCCCTTTCTCTTGTTGCTCGTAAGGGTCTTATTTTCCTTGTTCAAAGTTCATTTTTTTCAATCTGGAAAGACTGCAGTTTTATGCGACGATTTTGAGGAGAAtttttcgttttgggttttttttttaaaaaagatagAAATGAAGTGTTTTTCAATATTCGGCAAAGACAAATCAAAGAGCAAGAAAAGAGAAACAAGATCTGCTCCTGAGTTGAGGAACCAAAGTGAATCATCGGATAACCCAGCACTGAGTCGAACAACGAAATCTTTGCCATCTCCAAGGAGTATACCGGAGTTGTATAAAGAGAAAGAGCATAATTTGAGAGTTTTCTCTTTAGACGAGTTGAGGGACGCAACTAACTGTTTCAACAGGAAGTCAAAGATCGGAGAGGGTGGTTTTGGGAGTGTTTATAAGGGAACAATTAAGCCTCCCAATGGTCGAGGTGATCCTATTGTTGTTGCTGTTAAGAAGCTCAACACCCATGGTTTACAGGTACTTACTCTACACCTATTTCTTCGTTTATACCCTATAAGTTGCCTTTTACAATATGACCTTTCTTTCCTGTATGTTTGAAGAATTGACCCCTGCTACAACATAGAAAGGGATTGTTTAAGGTAGCGATATATTGTGCACTGTTTAATATTGGCTGGTTATACTGAAATCTTTGGAATTTATTTGTAGAACTAGTTTATGAATCTTATGATATTGTCATGAACTTTTTAGGGTCACAAGGAATGGCTTGCGGAGATTCAATTTCTTGGTGTGGTTAGTCATCCGAACCTAGTAAAACTTATAGGGTATTGTTCGGTAGATGGCGAACGAGGGATACAGAGGATGTTGGTGTACGAATACATGCCTAATCGGAGTTTGGAAGATCATCTTTTTAATAGTACATCCACGTTGCCTTGGAAAATGAGATTAGAGATTATGCTTGGTGTAGCTGAAGGATTGGCTTATCTACATGAGGGATTGGAAGTCAAGGTACAATCTTCTTTTATTCAAATGATaaaaaaacatggaaaattaTGACATTAAGACTTGTTTGGTAGGAGAGAGAAAAATGCAAGAATTTGAGCAGAGGTAGGTAGGAAAGGGAAGATTTGAAGAATTTGCTACAATATCTGTTACAACTAATGACTGGCATTGGTTATTTCTTTGTTTAAGGATCATACTCTTTATCTTTTTGTGTTATTTGAACAGGTGATATATCGAGATTTCAAATCTTCGAATGTGCTGTTGGATGAAAATTTTAGGCCAAAGCTCTCAGATTTTGGTCTTGCAAGGGAAGGGCCGACGGGCGACCGTACTCATGTATCAACAGGGGTAAGAACATATCAGAGTACAGTATTTCATGCACTGCAGCAATGTTGGTTGGCTTCACCCTCCACTATCTGCTGACCTTCAGCATCTTAAACTGTTGCACTATATCCACTTATATTCTAGCTGCATTTGTTTCCTCATTTAGTCGGAGTTGCATTTTCAATAGTTTTGATTTGAGAAGCATGTTGCATTTCATACATTTGTTGAATTAAGGTGTTTAAGTCTCGTTTGCTCTTTCATGAAAGGTGTATGGAACTTATGGCTATGCTGCCCCCGAGTACGTTGAAACCGGCCACCTCACAATCCAAAGCGATATATGGACATTCGGAGTGGTACTTTATGAGATCCTCACAGGGAGACGAACAGTGGAAAGAAACCGCCCAACATCGGAACAGAAGCTTCTAGACTGGGTGAAACAGTTCCCTCCTGACAGTAAACGATTCAGCATGATAATAGACCCTCGACTTAGAAACAATTATTCTCTCAATGCGGCTCAAAAAGTGGGGAAGTTAGCTAATAGCTGCCTAACCAAAAACGCAAAAGAAAGACCGGCGATGAGTCAAGTGGTAGAGAGCTTGAAGCAAGTGATACAAGAATTAGAAGAGGCAAGCTCCTTCTCGGTCAACAACTCTGCGGGTCCATCTTCATCTAGGAATGGCACAAGGCGAAGATCGAAATAAGGTTGGTATAGAACGTGTATTTGATTTGGTTGGACTGGTTTGAAATGGTGGATATACCCCATGTTTAGCATGAGATGTGCAGCTTAAAGGATTTTAATCCAGAGATGAGTTGAAGGATGAGGCTTCTTTGCATACATAATTTTTTACTGCTATTATATAATTTGTGGATACAACATGGAAGAGGCGGAGCCTAAAATGGCGAGATTTGTAGAATCTAGAATTATTGGTTTGTAAATTATAACAATAGCGATTGTTAAGTTGTTATGAATTGAATTGCTTCTACGATTTTTAGATACTAATAAAATAGTGCCATATCATTATCCTTTaaagatatataaataatattatattcttGTCCATATAAGCAGAGCGTTGCCAGCTCAAATTGGAAAGTTACAGTTTTAGtccttataaattaatatatgggAAGATTAACTTTGGcccttaaaaataaaaagaaattctatttaattcctttaaaatgaaaaaattataaattaatatatgataaaatcaaTATTTCACATTTTGGGCTAAACTTGGTGATAGttttatatttgattatttttatccAAGTTAATCCTCGAACTTAAAAGTAATAGTTTTTAtacttgattatttttattcaagttaATCCTTAAACTTGAAAATTATTTTCACCTTGAGACTCGAACTTTTTGTATGTctaaaaattttaaaccccaataTGAAGACAATTACCAACTTTAAGGTTAATTTGga
Above is a genomic segment from Gossypium arboreum isolate Shixiya-1 chromosome 8, ASM2569848v2, whole genome shotgun sequence containing:
- the LOC108467874 gene encoding probable serine/threonine-protein kinase PBL19, with the translated sequence MKCFSIFGKDKSKSKKRETRSAPELRNQSESSDNPALSRTTKSLPSPRSIPELYKEKEHNLRVFSLDELRDATNCFNRKSKIGEGGFGSVYKGTIKPPNGRGDPIVVAVKKLNTHGLQGHKEWLAEIQFLGVVSHPNLVKLIGYCSVDGERGIQRMLVYEYMPNRSLEDHLFNSTSTLPWKMRLEIMLGVAEGLAYLHEGLEVKVIYRDFKSSNVLLDENFRPKLSDFGLAREGPTGDRTHVSTGVYGTYGYAAPEYVETGHLTIQSDIWTFGVVLYEILTGRRTVERNRPTSEQKLLDWVKQFPPDSKRFSMIIDPRLRNNYSLNAAQKVGKLANSCLTKNAKERPAMSQVVESLKQVIQELEEASSFSVNNSAGPSSSRNGTRRRSK